In Nocardia sp. XZ_19_385, the sequence ATGGGGCCGGATGGCCGCGCGGGTGGAGCCGGAGTGGGCCGAGCAGCTGGCCGGGGATCTGGTGAAACGCACCTACTCCGAGCCGCATTGGTCGTCGAAGCGGGGTGCTGCGCGGGCTTACGAACGCGTGACGCTGTACGGGATCCCGCTGGTCGTGAGCAGGCCGGTCGATTACGGCCGCATCGACCCCGAGGTCTCGCGCGAACTGTTCATCCGCCACGCCCTCGTTCAAGGCGAGTGGCAGACCAAACACGAGTTCTTCCACCGTAATCGGGAACTGCTCGACGACGTCGCCGATCTGGAGCACCGGGCCCGCCGCCGCGACATCCTCGTCGACGACGAGGTGCTGTTCGAGTTCTACGATCAGCGCATTCCCGCCGACATCGTCTCGGTCCGCCATTTCGACAGCTGGTGGAAGACAGCCAGGCGCAAAGACCCAGCGCTGCTGGAGTTCTCGAAGTCGACGGTCGTCAACGACGGTGTCGCGCTGCTGGACCCGACCGCTTTCCCCGACGCCTGGCGCCAGGGCGAACTGAGCTTCCCGCTCACCTACCAGTTCGAGCCCGGTCAGGACGACGACGGTGTCACCGTCCGCATCCCGGTCGAACAGCTGGCTCATGTCCGCCCGGTCGGCTTCGACTGGCTGGTGCCCGGCATGCGCGAAGAACTCGCCGCCGCCCTGATCAAGACGCTCCCGAAAGCCCTGCGCCGCATGGTGGTTCCGGCTCCCGATTTCGCCGCCGCCGCCTTGGCCGCGCTCACCGCGCGCGCCGAACCCCTGCGCACCGGTCTGGCCCGGGAACTGTCGCGCCTCGGCTCGACTACCATCTCCCCCGCCGAACTCGACCCCGCGGCGCTGCCGGATCATCTACGCATGACCTTCGCCGCCGTCGACAGCACCGGCAAGGTCCTGGCCAAGGGCAAAAGCCTCACACAGCTGAAATCCCAACTGGCCGACAAGGTCTCCGAATCCGTCGCGCGCGCCACCGCGGGCGCGGAACGTTCGGCAGCCACCGTGTGGACCTCGGAATCCCTGGGCACCGTCGAGCCGACCGTGCGCCGCCAAGTGGCCGGCCAAACCGTCACCGGTTACCCGGCGCTGGTCCCGGAAGGCGCAGGCGTCGCCGTGCGCGTGCTCAGCTCCCCCGCCGAGCAGGCCGCCGCCATGCGCGCGGGCACCAGAACCCTTGTCCTGCACGCCATCCCGACTTCGCCACGCACTGTCACCGCGGGCCTGCCGCCCGCCGACCGCCTCGCCCTGAGCCAGAACCCCTACGGTTCGCTCGACGCCCTGGTCGAGGACTGCCGCGCGGCGGCCGCCGACGAATTGATCACCGCCGCGGGCGGCCCCGTCAACGACCCAGAGCGGTTCAACGCCCTGGTCGCCGCCGTCCGCCCGCAACTGTCCACCGCGGTCGCCCGCCTGGTCCGCCTCGCAGTACCGATTCTCGCTGCGGCACACCGCGTCTCCTCCGCCCTCGCCGAAACCCGCGAAGCCGACATCGCCGACGACGTCCGCCACCAACTCGACGAACTCGTCTTCCCCAGCTTCATCTCCGAATTCGGCACAACCCGCCTGCGCGAAGTCCCCCGCTACCTGCACGCCGCCGCCACCCGCCTGGAAGCCCTCCCCGCCTCCGCCACCCGCGACCGCCAGGGCATGGCCGAAGTCGACCGCGCCCTCACCGCCTACGACCGCCTCGTCAACGCCCTCCCCGACCACCGCAAACACGCCCCGGACGTCGCCGAAATCTGGTGGATGATCGAAGAACTCCGCGTCAGCCTCTTCGCCCAAAAACTCGGCACCCCCTACCCCATCTCCGTCAAGCGCATCGAAAAGGCCATCTCCACCATCCGCCGGTAACCGCGTCCCGCAGCGCTCCGCTCTTATCGGTGCCCGTCGATAGAGGCGCGACACCGACCGCAGGAATGAGCGAACCGCCGAGGGCTGGTGCGCTCGGCGGTTCGGGGGTGGGTGGGGTCAGTCGGCGGAGGCGGCTTCGGCGCGGGCCGTGCGCATGTGGTGGATTTCGCGTTCGAAATCGTCGGCGGAGGTGAAGGAGCGGTAGACGGAGGCGAAGCGGAGGTAGGCGACTTCGTCCAGGTCGCGGAGCGGGCCGAGGATCGCCAGGCCGACGTCGTGGCTGGGGACCTCGGGGGAACCCTTGGCGCGGACGGCGTCTTCGACCTTCTGGGCCAGCAGGTTCAGGGCGTCGTCGTCGACTTCGCGGCCTTGGCAGGCGCGCCGGACGCCGCGGATGACCTTTTCGCGACTGAACGGTTCGGTGACGCCGCTGCGTTTGACCACGGATAGGATCGCCGTCTCGACAGTGGTGAACCGGCGGCCGCAGTTCGGGCAGGAGCGCCGACGGCGGATGGCCGCACCTTCCTCGGCCTCGCGCGAGTCGACCACCCGCGAGTCAGGGTGTCGGCAGTACGGGCAATGCATCCGAGAGATCCTTCGTCGATGCCATAGTTCTTCGAGGATACTCGGCGCCTACCACCTATTTCGCTCGGTGGCTATTCCACCACTGCCCACTGCTGAGTCATATCGGAGATCAACTCGGGGAGGCGGGCGATGGCGCGGCCCTGAGCGAGCTTGTTCCAGAACGCTTCGCC encodes:
- the nrdR gene encoding transcriptional regulator NrdR codes for the protein MHCPYCRHPDSRVVDSREAEEGAAIRRRRSCPNCGRRFTTVETAILSVVKRSGVTEPFSREKVIRGVRRACQGREVDDDALNLLAQKVEDAVRAKGSPEVPSHDVGLAILGPLRDLDEVAYLRFASVYRSFTSADDFEREIHHMRTARAEAASAD